A single Ptiloglossa arizonensis isolate GNS036 chromosome 2, iyPtiAriz1_principal, whole genome shotgun sequence DNA region contains:
- the Dnapol-theta gene encoding LOW QUALITY PROTEIN: DNA polymerase theta (The sequence of the model RefSeq protein was modified relative to this genomic sequence to represent the inferred CDS: substituted 1 base at 1 genomic stop codon): protein TTLANLILYICKTQFYLYKXNKNNKMQSLNKIPSFGDDTLHACIQAEVKNANSVYNDSDIDKYFKDSTFLAKIKDKSNDVDKINQSNQNNLLHTLIKTKTSLNQDYSELGKLKTDTIAKKKFHSKTNTLKQLKLRSITSTNRNCDLSKIGQENVNTNYAKSDFSSNTNTPLKQCEKSKFLHTDNYNIERYATQDVMNNITDIKSSNTNITGSNGEISSITNPSIFTIATQERYKLASWGLPQSILQKYEVRGIKDMFAWQVECLSNHKVIEEKRNLVYSAPTSAGKTLVAEILMMKTVLERQKKVIFILPFVSVVREKMYYFQDLLSDSGIRVEGFMGGTAQSRGFTTTHIAIATIEKANSLINRLMEENDLINLGAVVIDELHLVGDPNRGYLLELLLTKLKYMTLRNENINIQLIGMSATLPNLSILAEWLDAELYKTEFRPIPLNEQCKIDKNIYDNKLHLIRSLIPMAELPMDSDDILHLCIETISDGHSVLIFCPTKNWCEKLAEQIAAAFFKLGEKNAQLGQILRQQLDSTLISETLEQLKRSPIGLDNVLRNTVSFGIAFHHAGLTMDERDIIEGSFRSGSLRVLIATSTLSSGVNLPARRVIVRSPMFSGKLLNCLTYKQMIGRAGRMGKDTAGESILICKLNERKAAEMLLSATLEPIESCLQDSGPLIRALLEAIASEVVYTPSDLELYTKCTLLNFSNEDNSKHPSNEAIKFLINNEFLLLQKTEEGHRWVATAFGKACLAASIPPRDGLFLLEELQKARRCFVLDTELHVIYLVTPLNSGNQIGSIDWMTFLELWKILSESERRVGELVGVEERFLTSAIKGVVRQGKSLNIHKRFYTALALHDLVREVPLNLVCKKYGCCRGVLQTLQQSASTFAGMVTQFCKQLGWDCMELLVSQFQTRLQFGVCRELLDLLRLPMLNGLRARNLYKQGITCVADLASANELDVERILYKALPFESGKEQDGEHELEAMQRNKMRTIFVTGKDGLTPHEAAIILVHEARVLIQNELNLQDMSWRQNEPSVIRDQSHIVTNLQIQDTFQSTDAQTSVKFSLCNNSQIIDHTDNNMLQNKHVHKSCSTVPETITCTNQKKNLLDNKSCKKEKFEININVAENVENFKYNLEKNTVEESKNDDIKLTDQLLQIEIPEFLDTTTAKLSLDFFEDSSFKIMHDSQKRNDSESLIDFKHSKKNQTQNFAFQNSVDNIQNSQNVNNIAIKEMRTSDRIDNGTSLYENAITQTPNFNNDIKLRVSNSSSLFDDSLNLDTQICNVLEQNIIDSLHFSEFEETKLSKLKLTMESKENRKLQTTQNINQQTWTEKTIKNNHINKNFVDFTAKQNTLSWQDDSWNESQKITEKLNQVNDKNNEEISVDRNIRHTKNTNIQHIVEIAETSNNTLDMKKRHTKFEKSTNIPLDLKKVSHKRRFQDVSSEKSPVANIIVFNKNRAASLDSNKSDSDDIIIASQNMNSPAASIKIRAKLNSERKQKIFTQKVSNRVLNDVTKFTSSTSNIIQVEKCNIKPKLKQILTKNILDKDCSTDSIISNSDEGTPIKSAKILHKSKLSVKKIQKNPETCLQAKKIVDNINETMNWNTLNIIKVGSDRGTFNLFKREVMQKQCIALALSCEMYSDNINNIGSRIISSINSERKKRSKKVDNYVHADKKVSGAAISWESNIAYYISFSNEQDLKISSKEQMKLLKELLGNSHLNVKCFATKEIFKTLYECCGISASCKFLDPKVATWLHDGKIHEKTFNEMVKEYFPQGCFITKRIDTCSSTGPGLNIKSTMPGEFRASAEAVLTWYMTDSLLEKLKQLSSTLLYMFKDIEMKTVTLLACMELTGFGVSLKSLQDLSSVIHEEMISLQERAYALSGKKFNFSSSKEISQILGLYKGKKVSVNKAVLGQSDHPISNLIMSWRKLNTTQSKIVHPILNLAQHTSRIHGNCVTCTLTGRISMYEPNLQNVPKDFNSEDNNFVISVRMAFVPAIGNIMLSADYCQLELRILAHFSKDKTLCDIMWKPGDIFKNIAAKWNHVSEDQVDDKMRQHTKQLCYGMIYGMGVKTLAENLCVDEIKAKEFLECFMNAYPGISKWLSSVSEEARINGYTTTILERRRVLPGLTSTNSAEKSQAERQAVNTKVQGSAADIVKKAMVNIEERMRFEFPTSATIMPTVCPTRKLRSNSREAQQKGGYFVLQLHDELLYEVNANDLRQVATIVKESMEQVYQLAIPLPVKLKVGPAWGDLSEYNF, encoded by the exons ACAACTCTTGCAAATTTGATCTTATATATTTGCAAAACACAattctatttatataaataaaataaaaataacaaaatgcaATCTCTTAATAAAATACCATCCTTTGGAGATGATACTTTACATGCCTGTATTCAAGCTGAAGTTAAAAATGCGAATTCTGTTTATAATGACAGTGATATAgacaaatattttaaagataGCACATTTCTTGCCAAGATAAAAGATAAGTCAAATGATGTTGACAAAATAAATCAGTCGAACCAAAATAATCTATTGCATACTTTAATCAAGACAAAAACTAGTTTAAATCAAGATTATTCGGAACTCGGAAAACTTAAGACAGATActattgcaaagaaaaaatttcatAGTAAAACTAATACATTAAAACAGTTAAAACTCAGAAGCATTACTTCCACAAATAGGAATTGTGATTTGTCTAAAATAGGTCAAGAAAATGTCAATACTAATTATGCAAAAAGTGATTTTTCATCAAATACGAATACACCATTAAAACAATGTGAAAAATCTAAATTTTTACATACTGATAACTACAATATCGAAAGATATGCTACACAAGATGTAATGAACAATATAACTGATATAAAGTCATCCAACACTAATATAACAGGAAGCAATGGTGAAATATCATCAATAACAAATCCTTCTATTTTTACTATTGCTACTCAAGAACGATACAAATTGGCTTCCTGGGGTTTACCTCAAAGTATTCTTCAG AAATATGAAGTACGAGGAATAAAAGATATGTTTGCTTGGCAAGTAGAATGTTTATCAAATCATAAAGTCATTGAAGAAAAACGTAATCTTGTATATTCAGCTCCAACATCAGCGGGAAAGACATTAGTGGCAGAGATTCTGATGATGAAAACAGTATTAGAAAGacaaaaaaaagtaatatttattctGCCATTTGTCTCTGTTGTTAGAGAAAAAATGTATTACTTTCAA GATTTATTATCTGACAGTGGTATTAGAGTTGAGGGATTTATGGGTGGTACAGCCCAATCTAGAGGGTTTACAACTACTCATATCGCGATAGCAACCATTGAAAAAGCAAATTCTTTAATAAATCGTTTAATGGAAGAAAATGACTTAATAAATTTAGGGGCTGTAGTGATCGATGAATTACATCTTGTTGGTGATCCAAATCGAGGATACCTTCTTGAATTACTCCTAACAAAATTAAAGTATATGACTCTTAG aaatgaaaatattaatatacaacTCATTGGAATGTCTGCAACACTTCCAAATTTATCCATTTTAGCAGAGTGGTTGGATGCAGAACTATATAAAACAGAATTTAGACCAATACCTTTAAATGAACAATGCAAG attgataaaaatatttatgataaTAAATTACATCTTATTAGAAGTTTAATACCAATGGCAGAATTACCCATGGATTCAGATGATATTCTTCACCTGTGCATTGAAACAATATCTGATGGACATAGTGTATTGATCTTTTGTCCAACAAAAAATTGGTGTGAAAAATTAGCTGAACAAATAGCAGCTGCTTTTTTCAAACTAG GTGAGAAAAATGCACAACTTGGGCAAATTTTAAGACAACAATTAGATTCCACATTAATCTCTGAAACATTAGAGCAATTAAAACGTAGTCCTATAGGTTTAGACAATGTACTAAGAAACACAGTTTCATTTGGAATTGCTTTTCATCACGCTGGTCTTACAATGGATGAACGTGATATTATAGAAGGATCATTCAG ATCAGGATCTTTGAGAGTTCTTATTGCAACATCAACTTTAAGTAGTGGAGTAAATTTACCAGCAAGAAGGGTAATTGTAAGATCTCCAATGTTTAGTGGTAAATTGCTGAATTGTCTTACCTATAAACAAATGATAGGTCGCGCAGGTAGAATGGGGAAAGATACAGCAG GCGAAAGTATACTCATATGTAAATTGAATGAACGAAAAGCAGCTGAAATGTTATTGTCAGCTACTTTGGAACCCATTGAATCTTGTCTTCAAGACTCAGGACCTTTAATTCGAGCTCTTTTGGAAGCTATAGCTAGTGAAGTTGTATACACTCCTTCAGATCTTGAATTGTACACTAAATGTACCTTACTAAATTTTAGTAATGAAGACAATTCAAAACATCCTTCAAATGAAGCAATTAAGTTTTTAATAAACAATGAATTCTTATT ATTACAAAAAACAGAAGAAGGACATAGATGGGTAGCTACAGCATTTGGAAAAGCATGTTTAGCAGCTTCTATACCACCTAGAGATGGTTTGTTTTTACTTGAAGAGCTTCAGAAAGCAAGACGATGCTTTGTTTTGGATACAGAATTACACGTGATATATTTAGTAACACCTCTCAATTCTGGAAATCAGATAGGGAGTATTGATTGGATGACCTTCctagaattgtggaaaatactTTCGGAAAGTGAACGCAGAGTTGGTGAACTTGTTGGTGTAGAAGAGCGATTTTTAACATCAGCTATTAAGGGCGTCGTACGACAGGGAAAATCA CTTAATATACATAAAAGATTCTATACTGCATTGGCTTTACACGATTTAGTTCGTGAAGTCCCTCTTAACTTGGTTTGTAAAAAATATGGCTGTTGCCGTGGAGTTCTTCAAACCTTACAACAGTCCGCTTCTACATTTGCTG GAATGGTTACACAATTTTGTAAACAACTGGGCTGGGACTGTATGGAATTGTTAGTTTCCCAGTTTCAAACACGATTACAGTTTGGTGTGTGTAGGGAATTATTGGATCTATTACGTCTTCCAATGTTAAATGGATTGCGTGCTAGAAATCTTTATAAACAAGGAATCACATGTGTAGCAGATTTAGCTAGTGCTAACGAACTTGATGTTGAACGTATATTATATAAAGCACTTCCATTTGAAAG tggaaaagaacaagATGGTGAACACGAATTGGAAGCCATGCAACGAAATAAAATGAGGACAATATTTGTTACTGGAAAAGATGGTTTAACACCTCATGAGGCTGCAATTATATTAGTGCATGAAGCTAGAGTATTGATTCAG AATGAGCTGAATCTACAGGATATGTCATGGAGACAAAATGAACCATCTGTTATTAGAGATCAATCTCATATAgtaacaaatttacaaattcaaGATACATTTCAGAGTACAGATGCACAAACAAGTGTTAAATTTTCTCTATGTAACAATTCGCAAATTATAGATCACACAGATAATAATATGCTCCAAAATAAACATGTACATAAATCATGTTCAACAGTTCCTGAAACTATTACTTGTACTAATCAAAAGAAAAACTTATTAGATAACAAATCGTGTAAAA aggaaaaattcgaaattaatataaacgtcgcagaaaatgttgaaaattttaagtataatctagaaaaaaatacagttGAAGAAAGTAAGAATGATGATATAAAACTTACTGATCAGTTACTACAAATAGAGATTCCAGAATTTTTAGATACTACAACTGCAAAACTTTCCCTTGATTTCTTTGAAGACAGTAGTTTTAAAATAATGCATGATtcacaaaaaagaaacgatagtgAATCATTGATCGATTTTAAACACAGTAAGAAAaatcaaactcaaaattttgctttTCAAAATTCAGTCGACAACATACAGAATTCTCAAAACGTAAATAATATAGCAATTAAGGAAATGAGAACCTCAGATAGAATAGATAATGGAACATCACTTTATGAAAATGCAATTACACAAACACCCAATTTTAATAATGATATAAAACTAAGAGTTTCAAACAGCTCCAGTTTATTTGATGATAGTTTGAATCTTGACACACAAATTTGTAACGTTCTTGAGCAAAATATCATTGATTCCTTGCATTTCTCAGAATTTGAGGAAACTAAATTATCTAAACTCAAACTAACAATGGAAAGTAAAGAAAACAGAAAGTTGCAGACCACTCAAAATATTAATCAACAAACGTGGACAgaaaaaactataaaaaataatcatatAAATAAGAATTTTGTGGATTTTACGGCAAAACAGAATACACTGTCATGGCAAGATGATTCTTGGAATGAGTCACAAAAAATAACAGAAAAGTTGAATCAAgttaatgataaaaataatgaagaaaTATCGGTTGACCGTAATATCAGACATACAAAGAATACAAACATTCAGCACATTGTGGAAATTGCTGAGACAAGTAATAATACTCTAGACATGAAGAAAAGacatacaaaatttgaaaaatctacGAACATCCCTCTTGATCTAAAAAAAGTATCACACAAACGCAGATTTCAAGATGTATCATCCGAAAAATCACCTGTGGCAAATataattgtttttaataaaaatcgtgCAGCATCATTAGATTCAAACAAATCAGATTCTGATGATATTATTATTGCTTCACAAAATATGAATTCACCAGCGGCAAGTATTAAAATTCGAGCAAAATTAAATTCCGaaaggaaacaaaaaatattcactCAAAAAGTGTCTAATCGCGTGTTAAATGatgttacaaaatttacaagTTCTACTTCAAACATAATACAAGtcgaaaaatgtaatattaaacCAAAATTGAAGCAAATACTTACAAAAAATATACTAGATAAAGATTGTAGTACAGATagtataatttcaaactcagatGAAGGTACCCCTATAAAATCGGCAAAAATCTTACACAAATCTAAACTTAGTGtaaaaaagatacaaaaaaatCCTGAAACATGCCTACAGGCTAAAAAGATTGTGGATAATATAAATGAAACAATGAATTGgaatacattaaatattataaaagttgGAAGTGATAGGGGaacatttaatttattcaaacgtGAAGTAATGCAAAAACAATGTATTGCTCTAGCTTTAAGTTGTGAAATGTATAgtgataatataaataatataggcTCCAGAATTATTAGCTCCATCAATagcgaaaggaagaaaagatCTAAAAAAGTAGACAATTATGTTCATGCAGATAAAAAGGTTTCTGGTGCAGCTATTTCTTGGGAAAGCAATATTgcatattatatttctttctctaATGAGCAAG atttaaaaatttcaagcaaAGAACAAATGAAGCTATTAAAAGAATTACTTGGAAATTCACatttaaatgtaaaatgttttgcaacaaaagaaatatttaaaactttatATGAATGTTGTGGTATATCTGCAAGTTGCAAATTTTTAGACCCAAAAGTAGCAACCTGGCTACATGATGGTAAAATACATGAAAAAACTTTTAATGAAATG gtaaaagaatattttcctcAAGGATGCTTCATAACAAAACGAATAGATACATGTTCTAGTACAGGACCTGGATTAAATATCAAAAGTACAATGCCAGGAGAATTCAGAGCATCTGCAGAAGCTGTACTTACATGGTACATGACAGACAGtcttttggaaaaattaaaacaattaagTTCGACATTACTATACATGTTTAAAG ATATTGAAATGAAAACAGTGACCTTACTAGCTTGCATGGAGTTAACTGGTTTTGGTGTATCTTTAAAATCATTACAAGATTTATCTTCTGTTATTCATGAAGAAATGATATCGTTACAAGAACGAGCATATGCATTGTCTGGAAAaaagttcaatttttcttcatcTAAAGAAATTAGCCAg ATTTTAGGTTTATATAAAGGAAAAAAAGTTAGTGTCAACAAAGCTGTATTAGGACAATCTGATCATCCAATATCCAATCTAATTATGTCATGGCGTAAATTAAATACAACTCAATCTAAA ATTGTACATCCAATATTGAATTTGGCACAACACACTTCCCGTATTCATGGTAATTGCGTTACATGCACATTAACAGGTAGAATTTCCATGTATGAACCAAATTTACAAAACGTACCAAAGGATTTTAATTCCGAAGACAATAATTTTGTGATAAGTGTCCGAATGGCATTTGTACCTGCTATAGGCAATATTATGTTGTCAGCAGACTATTGTCAACTTGAATTAAGAATATTGGCTCATTTTTCAAAAGATAAAACATTATGTGATATTATGTGGAAGCCAggtgatatttttaaaaatattgcagCAAAATGGAATCATGTATCTGAAGATCAG GTCGACGATAAAATGCGTCAACATACAAAGCAATTATGTTACGGAATGATTTACGGCATGGGAGTAAAAACATTAGCCGAAAATTTGTGTGTAGATGAAATTAAAGCCAAAGAATTTTTAGAATGTTTTATGAACGCATATCCAGGTATATCTAAATGGTTAAGCAGTGTTTCTGAAGAAGCACGTATAAATGGATATACAACAACTATTTTAGAAAGACGTAGAGTGCTTCCTGGATTGACAAGCACAAATTCAGcagaaaaat CACAAGCAGAACGTCAAGCAGTGAATACTAAAGTTCAGGGTTCTGCAGCAGATATTGTAAAAAAAGCAATGGTAAATATTGAAGAAAGAATGCGATTTGAATTTCCAACTTCAGCAACAATTATGCCCACTGTTTGTCCTACACGTAAATTAAGAAGCAATAGTAGAGAAGCACAACAAAAAGGTGGTTATTTTGTATTACAACTGCATGATGAACTACTGTATGAG GTAAATGCAAACGACTTACGACAAGTTGCAACAATAGTAAAAGAATCAATGGAGCAAGTATACCAACTTGCAATACCATTACCTGTAAAGCTTAAAGTTGGACCTGCTTGGGGGGATCTTtctgaatataatttttaa